A region of the Arachis hypogaea cultivar Tifrunner chromosome 15, arahy.Tifrunner.gnm2.J5K5, whole genome shotgun sequence genome:
GTTTAACAATTATCAGGAGATCCTCACCCGCGTGACGTCTACAGGTGAGCTCAGGCTGGAGTTTAGGGAGTCGCTGGAGCATATGCAGCGTATGATGGCTTAGATGGAGGTGTACCAGACCCAAATGCGCGCCGTTGGCATCGACCCTGCTGGTGGCAGCACCGCTGTTGATGGCAGCGGTCCTGCTGCAGGTGGCAGCGGTAGCGCTGGTGTCACACGGACATCATCATCGCCTCCTGCACCGCCGACTCAGGGTCATAGAACCGACAACGACGACTACCCGGATCTGTAGATATTAGGTTTTTGATTTATTGTTTCATACATTTATTTGGTGTACTTGACTTTTATTTAATTTGCccattatgttatttatttattttaaataaaaatttctcATCATTTATGAATTGACCACTAATagtgtgaaaaaaatttaaatttaaaatttaaatttaccaTTTAtttcaaacttaaaaaaaattaaaatgataatatCATCGGAATTATAGTTGGATTACAAAACAACATTTTTAGCACCAACATTACCGTCGAAAAAATTTGACAGTAACCAATTCGTTTACTGAGCTGGTAATCCGTCGCAAAATTCGACAGTAATTACCAGCTAATGAAATAAGTCCGACGATAAGCATTTAACAGCGAAGTTTATACCGTCTGATTATTTTCAATGGTAAATACGACGGTAAATTAGTTACCGTCAGATATATTTGAAGAATTCGACTGTAAATTCGACGAtactcaacgtttttcttgtagtgtagacATGGATGTGGATGGTGAGGAGTCTGATGAGGAGTATGTTGCCGATAGCTATGATAGTGGTTCTTCTGAGGATGATGACAAGGAGGAGTTTGTAccagagactccagtggacacaGTAGTTCGGTATCTTCTGCTTGTGCTGTAACCAATTTCGACCATATCAATTGTACCAAGTCACTATCATACTTTGGATATGGACACGATGCACAAGAAAACTCTATTTTCGAATATGGGTGGGGACGCTTTCAATATAGACGGTGATGTGAAGTTTAGGATTAGCCATATATTCAAAAGCAGAGAGAAAGTATTGCAAAGTGTGAAGAATTACAATATCCGTAGAAGTGCTGAGTGCTGAGTCATGGAGTCGAATCGATTTAAGTACCATGTACATTGCAGGCAAAAGGCAGCAGGATTTCCTTGGAGTGGTACGTCCATGCAAGTACAACGGATCCCCAAGAAAGTATGCGACACCTCTCGAAGTCATCCAATAGTGGCAACCACCTGATATGGATATGATTGTTTGACTTGTCGGTCATCAGGTAACCTCCGATCAGCAACAGGATGTAACACCTCGTGTACGGAGGGTGGTTGCATCTGTAGTAGCGGGCATATGCTAGACTTGTTCCCGAAGCCATGTCAGCTTGATGGAGAATGACTCCTTCCTTTACGCACCCTACTACTAAACATGAGGAGACCTGGCACCAAGGAGCTCATCTACCAACTCTCAGGTCGGGTGTTGGTACCATGTGTGAAAATCACACAAGCACCCACCCACCGACTCTCCGTGTGTGCGTAACCCCAGGTAATACGCAACGTCCTGTAGGGTTATGGTGCACTCATCCCAAGGCAGGTGGAAAGTCTGAGTCTCCGGACGCCAGCGCTCCACGAATGTAGTAATTAAGGATTTGTCAAAGACAAAGTTCCTGAGCTGCACCGTGTTGCCATAGCTAGCTTCCCTTAAGTAAGGAAGAATGCGTCCAGTGGTACAAGAGTGTGGCTCACTCGCCTAAAAAGTAGTAGGCGTGAcctctattaaaaaatataaagatttcaataacaaatttattttatttgtaaagaattttatttcgaaataaaaaaaattaacaataaacaattatttcatattttagaataattaattataaaaatcagatatttaaaaaatttatcaaacatcAATGCAacatattcaaaattaaaattaaaaatataaaatttgatttaaatgcataaaaaatataattaattattttaattaaattaattaattaacatgtaTTAATCTCTACATTTCACAACCtaacaaattttaataacatGACAACCTATTCTACGTGTGTAACAATATTGGATCTATAAAAGTATCCTAACTATAATTACATGTTCATTTAGTTAAAAGAGGAAACAACAACGTTAACCTCGAAGTCGATCACTCCCACAATGTGCCAAGTCAGGTACAAGCGATTGATGTATCTGTCTTGTGCATCCACGCGCGCCATAAAATCTGAATATCTCACAAGTATTAAGAGAAACATCCGAGAAAGGAAGAAATGAAGGTAATATACAATGAAAGTGACAAAAGAGGCACTATAAACGAAAATTCTTATATAGGCGCGTCTAAGCCTTATCTTGTTTAGTGTGTGTAttttgtttatactgtaaacaagATAAAATACATGTCATAACATGTATACAAACGTGATATGTACATTGATAAACGtaacttatttcgtttacactttATAGTGTAGACGAGATATACAGATActtatttcgtttttattgtaAACGAGATCTCGAGATAAATAAGACAATGTAAATCAGTAAAAATGTTATAAATTATCTATTTcagtttatatatttatatataaatagatatgtataatttaatttaagtttaatatatattttatattttaatattaattttatatgttaATGGCTTATTTTAGTATGTATttggtatattatatttttatttaaatatatattaataaattaattgttataCTTTATTAACTTAGGcaacaatttttcaaaatttttaaaaatgaatacaTATTCGTTTCTTCTGATTTTTCCTTCGTTTTCAAATAAGATTAGTTTCCTTTTATCTGAAACCATAgcaaagttttatttttatttttattttttttggacgtGGAAACCATAGTAGaaattaattgaattgaattgatgtgCGGTGGTGTCTCTGtctaaataaaattaactaaaatagagaatgaaaaagaaaagagaaaagaaaaaaaaaaagggacggTGGGTAAGTAGAGAAACGATAAGAACGATATGGTGAGGGGCAAAAATGACAAGTGACATGAAAGTCAAGTAATGGATTAGATGGCCATCAACTCCGAGAAGCTAAGATATTGATGTGAGACAAAActcttaaaataaatattgatatatTGATTTTTCGTTATAAATAAATTTCAGATACCatatttggctaattttttttgaatagaagtaaaagtggtgatatattttaatatggtaatttttgttattttttaaaattgtgaaagTACATAAATTTCTGTGACCGGTTTttgtacttaaaattttttaatttttttttaacataaatcttTGGGATCGATTTGTGTACCAACACAAATCTCTTGAACCGATTTGTGTACCTTTCAGAAATCCCTAGGATCGATTTGTGTATCTTTCACAAATCGGTCGGTCCGATTTCTACTTCTCTAATTAAACGATCTCACATTTAAGTATAACACCCCAACAatccacatttaaaaaaaataccactACCactctaatattaaaaataaaaaattaccatATTTATCTTAATCATTTCAACGATTATATGAATGCACGTACATAAATTCTTATTTTGTATCGAGtaatattaagaaaataattttattaattaatatcaattattttttataattatcttgtttattttaattttaaatattaaattgaaaattaaatatttttaaaattaaaaagattaactAATATCAACTAATTAAAAATCGATTCAttcctaaattttttattttgtattgttaGAATATATCTACTAAGTCATGATGTAAACACATTAAAATATTCTCAAAAATTCTAACTCTATttgtttttaaactaaaaatagttTTCATAAAGAaagttaaaatattatatatcatGTATTCACATACATCATCGCAACATATCTTTTAGCGGTAGATTCAATATCAATAGATCATCATGCAAGAAAATGGCTCATCATCGGTTATGATTTCTTCTTCGGTATGAGGTATGAGAATTCATcaatttgattttttcttttgcaaaaaGTTAGACTTTAATCTCACGATTATCATTTTGCATCCAACCCCACTCATTACCCGCTTTATCCGTGCATTACATTAATAATACTAtttagcaaaaaaataaaaaataaaaaaaaattagaaactacGGTTTTAGGATAAACTACTCAAAGCATCTCTTATTTTTTTAACACGTTTAATTTTATTAAGGGCaaaacttttttaaatattttaaatatcataaaaataCCTAATATTAagtatttattcttaaaaaataaaatatttttatttttaaaatttaataattttatataaaataaaacttttcatttatttttgatataataatattttttattttacttttttataatattttaagaatattctTTTCGTTATCAAATTTAAAGGATATTTTATCCGTGTTTTCGGAAAATTGAGAACAATCTTAATAGTTTAACAcagttttatttataaaaatactcgTAAGCttagaatatttattaaaaaaaaaattaaaatatcatatatttataaaaatatatttattacctTGACTATTTTACATTTATTATCAATAATCACACACTAATTACCATAATTATACTGATCCGTTTGTTGGATACTATACGATTGTATATAACAGTTGTTTAACTATTTATCGATGGTTCCATGACCTTCTTTAGAGCTCATGAGAAGCATTGTGAAGGTGCCCGCATGGTATAATTGCACCCTGAGTGTGTAGGTACGTATAGGCCTAATAAAAACAGTCGTTTCGTATATTCATCAATATATTAAACTTGTCGTTTATTCTACGTCGTTAACATCATGCAATAAGCGTTTAATTGGTTCTAAACCCTCAactttgggctttagggtttagacACAAAACTAACATTAGCGAATCTATAGTAATATATACTTATCCAAATTAGAACTATtcttatctaaaaataatattcaaattaaaaatgaacTCATTTTTCTTCACTTCAACACGCTGTGTGGCCATGTTTATTTTGGTTTGACGGGATATAAGGTCTAGAAAtggaattataaataattttgatgAACTGaggatataattttataatgttttaatttcatttagtcttttttttaatttatatttatatggtCATTTGAGTAATGAGAaatatcatcatcatcgtcaattATAATAATTCATGTGATTATATATGAGTAGATCTGATCGAATCCATCATCATTATCCATATTACTCCAAccaatttaaaaagttaaacttATATAGTTTTACAGCAAAATTAAAGCAATTGATGAATGTACTGAACTAATTAACAATACGTAATTGTACTATATATATTAATCAGACAGATAATAACATCTCATTTGTTATATAGCAGAGACTTACACAgagtttatattaattaataacataCCATTATCAAAATTCATTTTTATAGAATTTTCAAGACTCGTTTTATGCGTTACTTTCCAAGTcattcatattcatcaagttgcaTATAAAAAGAAATTCAATAACGAGAAACTCCAATAACTTTAAGGGCAAACCCATTGTTTCAATTTGGCAACAAAATTGAACGATTCGTTCGTTCAAACACCACGGGCTTCCCAATTAATTTTCCCCACCAGGCcatctcaaaaaataaaaaaagaaaaaaagaaaacgatAGTGGATAAGAATTGAGGACTATATCCAATTATTATTTTccatgatgatgattattaattTTCCCATGAAATATTCCACCATTTCCTTTTTCATCCAAAGAAGATTGTATCGTAATTATTCAGGAACagatcttttaattaattaaacgaGTCGTATCGCACGCTCCACCGCTTTCCGGAGACCAGGGGCGTCTCACAGATAATAAAGTCGAATACGTTACACCGCTGTCACCTAATCCAAGTGACCCTCAATTACAGCGTTCCACGTGGACTAATAACGCCACGTTAGTATACCCACGTGGCACAAGCGGAAGCGAACCGTGACGTTATCCCTCAAATGTGCACGGTGACCGAGAAAAACCCTCGTCTACTTTAACCGCAGTGGAAAAGATCGCAgtttcattgattttttttaacctAACCATGGTAAACCCAAACCTAACCACAGTTAAACCATGGTTAATTCGCAGTTTATAAAGGGTGCCAACCCTGCCGGAGTTTTCGTAAACATCCATAGTATCACcccagaagaaaaaaaaaatgatgctcGGGGAGCACCATCGTGCAAATCCTACGGTTCACGTGCCACCGTGGCCGATCCTCGATGATCAAACGGCTGATATGTACTCTCCTTATTCCGTAACCGAAGGCAATGCTGGCGCAGGCGATTACTCTCCTTACTATCTACAAGAAGCTCTGTCCGCCTTGCAGCGATACCTGCCGTCGAATGATGCTGCCGGCGACGGTGGTGATTCCGACGGGGAGGCTCAGGCTGACGCGCCGGTTGACGCGTACTCGTGTGACCAGTTCCGCATGTACGAGTTCAAAGTGAGGCGATGCGCGCGCGGGAGGTCGCACGACTGGACGGAGTGTCCGTACGCTCATCCTGGCGAGAAGGCTCGCCGTCGTGATCCACGGAAGTTTCACTACTCCGGGACGGCGTGTCCCGATTTCCGCAAGGGAAACTGTAAGAAAGGTGACTCGTGCGAGTACGCGCACGGCGTCTTCGAGTGCTGGCTTCATCCAGCGAGGTACCGTACTCAGCCGTGCAAGGACGGCACGAGCTGCCGCCGGAGGGTGTGCTTCTTCGCGCACACGCCGGAGCAGCTTCGTGTCCTCCCGCAACAGAGTCCTCGAAGCGTGGATTCGTACGACGGATCTCCATTAAGACAAGTCTCGATGCCGTTCGTGTCGTCACCGACTTCAGTTTCGCCGCCGGTTAGTTCTCCGGTGGATTCTCCGCCGATGTCGCCGATGATGAGGTCGCTCGGCTCAAGTAACATGTCTGATATGGTTGTTGCTCAACTGAGAAACTTGCAGCTTGGGAAGATGAAATCGATGCCTAATAGTAACAGGAACGTGACGGTTGGATCTCCGGGTTTCGGATCTCCCCGCGGATCTGTTATCCGGCCCGGATTCTGCAGTCTACCAACAACACCCACACAGGCACCGGTTCGGTTCGGGTCGAATTGTTTCGAGTTGTGGGAGCAGAGTTTCGAGGAGGAGCCAGTTATGGAGAGGGTGGAGTCTGGAAGGGACATAAGGGCGAAGATGTTTGAGAAGCTGAGCAAGGAGAATTCTCTGGATAGGTCCGGTTCTGGTTCGGGTCGTCAATCGGGTGGAGTCCCGGATCTTGGGTGGGTCTCTGAGCTTGTTAagtgagaaaaagaaagtgaaaagcTCAATGGGCCGTTTGGGTCCGGTGGGCCTGGCCcattaatttcattttatatcGGGTTGATCATTTTGTTTCGTCTCTCTCTCCGATTTTGCCAATTTCATTGTGCATAGAATGATAGAAAGAAAAGTGGGGGTGGAGTTGGAGTTATTTCAAGTTGTGGGGGAGGAACGGGTGAAGATTTATTTTGGGGAAGCAATTAATCCAAGCAAGAATGGTGGCTTTTTTTTCTGTAAATATTTTATCGCCGAAGGTAATGGGGGTGAAGAGTAGAATCTCTTTTTTGGGGGGAAGCTTTTTCTTTTGGAAAAATCAAGGCCGTTATATATGCATTGATATATGGGGAAGAAAAACTATCCTAAGGTCTTTGTATAGTTTTTATATTTAGCAGATTGTTATTATGgattactattattattgttattgttattgttgtcgcATCTATTTCCCCCCTTGCATTTTACTAATCTCATTTGATGTATGTCTAATATGTAGGAACCAAGTTCTATGGCTCCTGTAATTCAAATTATCAATGTTATATGCATTATGCTTAATCTATTGGGTCTGCTCTTTATGTTCCACTTGATTTGCAATCTTTTGTGGCTCTGCACCTAGGTAAGGAGAATTGAAGATGCTAGAAGCCTAGAAACCTTTTCAGTCTGTAAATTGTTTCATTGCATGTTATGAATTTtctcttcaatttttcttttaaaataaaataaattgtttgTTCTCCTGTGTCTTGTGATAATCTTAGGTTGAAGAGTGAATCTAGAAtgttttagaagttttaatttatttttataatatttaaatgattaaatatttgattttatatatatatatatatatatattatttttttttgaaaatattaagaattattttatttagaaatTAGAGTATGAACCAAGacttttgattatatttttattttattttattcaacagATAGATATCCTCTTGGCCAAGACATAAAAAAAGAGTacatagattttttattagaTTGAGTATCCAGGATACCAATATCTCATTTATGGTATAGATGAAGGTGAAGCATGGGTATGGTGTGTTGAAGTAATAAACAATTCCAACCATATTATATAAAACAAgttaaaattatacatatatttatattaattattaatggttgatttaaatattgaaataatatttttataaaccaTTATGCTCATCTTAATAGGGGTTTGTGATGAAGCTAATGTATTGAGAGATGGAGGGCTGAGATTTGGTTTTGACTATATAGAAGAAATGACTATGACTATGAGTGTGACTAGGTACTGGGTCCTCATCCTCATCTTGGTGGTAACCCATCTTGATACGAAAGATAATAACTTGTTCGGCGTTTTCCCCTTTTGAGTTTTGTCTATTTGCAAAAGGGTTTCTATACCCTGATGTAGTGTGATGTAACACTTGGATCCCCCCATTCACTATTCTGCTATTCTTTTTCATTACTTGTTTTAGGGGAAAACATTATTCTATAAAAGGGTTATCACTATAGTATGTACTTAGGTTTATGTGTgcattcaattttaaattaagatTAACATCAATCAACAAGTAACAAGGTTGAACAAGTCGTGTGTGTGATTGATAAAGATGAATTATTAGCAACATTGAATGGTCATTGTAATTTTGCATGAATAGTTGGGTTGAAAAATAAGGCCATATAGCAATCTTAGGTCTATCATAGTGAAATGGACTTTGGGGGGAACATTACAAATACACACATGGATGGTTAATGCAAGATTGCCACGTATGTTTTTGGATTGTTGTTTGTGTTGGCGGTTGTGAGGAACAAACAAAAATCATTATCTTTAATTGATATGAAAGGTATCGTTtttttcccctttctttcttGCCCCATTGTGGCAGTTCCAATTTGAGGACACAGGGTCCTTGTGTGCATTTAGTTTTGCTTGTCTTTTATGCCGTCAAACGTTATTCAATAATTACATGCCTACTTATGTAAGATTCTGTGTTCAACTTCTTGTGCTTGAATTGAATTCTATTGTTTCACAATTTTTATGAAATGGTGTGTTAATATGTTTCAGGGTAGTAATGGTATTTTGCTTCTTATAGGAAGAAATTGTATTCTATTTCGTTGCCCATGTCACAATTCTAATTGGAAAAGTAAAATATGAAAAGCAATTATACAACTCTGTATATCTGTTGTCATACTCAGTAGAAAAGTAACGTTTCGAGAAACAATATTATCTTATATATATCATTGTCACGCAGCAgcataaatatttttctaatctaGCTTTTCTGTTCATTTAATAAAGTGTTGAAATAGTGAAATTGCAATATGGTCCATCAAAACATGATTGACTAAGAAAATGGGTTTCATTGCTGGGTGAGTTGTTAGCTTAGGAAGGTTAACCCAAGGCAATATAAAGAAGCTTAATTAACAAATCAATTGCTAACAAATGGGTGATCGAACTAATCAAATTATTAGGTCATTGGTTTAATTAATGGATTATTAATTGAATCGGTCTCacataaataaaaagattaaataattaaaatttaaaattaaaatttaaaatatatatatttactaatattttaaaaattcaaatcattctaaaataatatgaaacaggaataataagtattttattatttttatattaaaataactattatttttaaattttaataatttattaattagtttatatttattatattattatatattacatacatttattaaaaaaataatattaataaatattatataattataaaaaaaatgagtttataactaagactaaaatatattaaataaaaataaattatttaatgatatatatatatatatatattataatttacatATGGATGCCTCCTTCTTTGAGAAGAGTGGTTTCAACCCCATATCAAgtattttggaatttaattttaaattccaaaatcagaAGCGCGGATCATGAAGGATCGTATGGTACACACATGTTGGGATACGGTGGACTTGCAAACTGTTGATGCGTCGTAGGTTTACCCTCATCTCCAACCGAATGGTTTAGTCGGACCGATCTTTATAGATTTGATCGGTTTTTGTCGGTTCACTCTAGTTTTGACCGATtggtaccaattttttttattttaaagggcCCTAGCTTTAGACCGGACCGATGTAAGGTCCAATTCTCCGATTTTCCAGTCAAACCATTGGTTTGGTCCGGTTTTAACATctttaaatatttaaagaaaGCCTTATTCTCATCCGAAGGTCTAATGACCAATTTTTAAAAGTACACAAAATGTCCAATTTTTCCAAGCAAGAGAGCTCTGTTAGTCTGTTGTGATGgttaatgtttttatttatttttatttttcacattttttatgACAGCCTTTTAGGTTTTAGGGCACTTAACGAAAAGAACCTCAACGATGCAGTTACATATTGTACGGAGGTCACTATCAAAGTTCCCTAGAACATCCTAAGCTTTGTAGCATCCCCAAGTTGACGGAAGACTGTTGGTTGTGTGCCAACAAGTTTGGCAtttgatttatttctttttatttatttttatgtgaaatggATTATTAAATCAGGAGACAAGATCGACGAATTTGTGGTAGAAATTTGGAGATAAGATGCTGATTGAATTGACTATTAAACCACTACAGATATTGTTAACACaccttaatttatttatattatttcataGCATACAATATCTTTTTAGTGTGTCTTTGGCCTTATCCCAAAAGACAGAATCTTAGGACCAGTCTTTTTGGCTTGGATTTTATGTGCCTTCCTAGTTTATAATTATAATCATATATCATTCTCTTGGGTTTTCTTTAGAGGTAATAATATTCcactttgatttatgaattatgattGTTTGTGTTCCGGTTAAGATATTTTCAATTTCAAGTTTTAAGGGGAATTTAGTAGATAAATGAAAATTATACAAATTTTATCAAATATTCATGAAAATGAATATCTTGCGTTTGGTTTATTTATTAGAAGTTAAAACAGATGCTAcagtaaaaattataaaaaaaaaatttaaatggatAAATGAGTCATTATTTAGTTCCATCAATATTATTATCTTCATTTATTCACCAAATTCTTTTATAATTATTTCAATTAACAGTAACACTCAGAATTTCACTAGTCAGAAAGATTGTTAAAGCttcttacaattttttttttgtccacACTACACACATTCATCACATACACACACACTAAAAAGTCTGTTACATTCTATTTTTGGGATTTGAACCTGATGCAGTTAGATAAGAAGTTTGCCCTGACCAAAGCTTCTTACACTTGTTTTCTGGGGTATTCAAAAGAGTTGCATTTTTTGGGCCTAAACTTTTCAAACTTTGGGTCGTCGGTTACAACTTTGGGCTAATTTAGGCCCAGAAGTGCTCCGGATTCAGACATCAAACCGGATCAATGTACCATGACAAAATTGAGAATTCacttacacaaaaaaaaaaaaaacttgagaattcaccaaagaaaaacaaaatgtaTTGAACTGAGCACTTTAAAGCTACAACTAgcaagacaaaaacaaaaaaaaaaaagctacaaCTAGTAAACCAACTTGGATTGGTTCAGTAATCAACccactcgtccgcttaagtaagTATCGGAAT
Encoded here:
- the LOC112751310 gene encoding zinc finger CCCH domain-containing protein 20, whose translation is MMLGEHHRANPTVHVPPWPILDDQTADMYSPYSVTEGNAGAGDYSPYYLQEALSALQRYLPSNDAAGDGGDSDGEAQADAPVDAYSCDQFRMYEFKVRRCARGRSHDWTECPYAHPGEKARRRDPRKFHYSGTACPDFRKGNCKKGDSCEYAHGVFECWLHPARYRTQPCKDGTSCRRRVCFFAHTPEQLRVLPQQSPRSVDSYDGSPLRQVSMPFVSSPTSVSPPVSSPVDSPPMSPMMRSLGSSNMSDMVVAQLRNLQLGKMKSMPNSNRNVTVGSPGFGSPRGSVIRPGFCSLPTTPTQAPVRFGSNCFELWEQSFEEEPVMERVESGRDIRAKMFEKLSKENSLDRSGSGSGRQSGGVPDLGWVSELVK